AATTTAGCACCTGCTGAATTGCGTGGAGTGGCATCTGAAGGAATGGTTTTATCTGTGGCTAAAAAGAAAAAACTTGAAGTTCTCGATGCTGGCAATATTGCACCTGGCACTTGCGTTATTCGCAAAGATGATCAATTGCAAGATAAAGCAGAGATCACTATTGATGAATTCAAAGAAGTGAGCCTAAGAGTAAAAGATGGTCTCGCCGTTACTGATGGCGAAGCTCTCTATGCAGAAGGAAATGAACTTCGCACCACTAAAACCCTCAATGGCAAGCTCGCATAAACTTGGTTTAATTAGGTAGAAAGCATTAGTTTTTCTACCTAAAATTGCGCTCTTGAAAAAACGGCATATCTTATGCTGAATCAATAAAAAAGGAAATGTGATGAAAAAGATACTTAGCTTGTTTACAATGATTTTTACCGCTTGCTCTAATCCTCAGTATGACGTGAAAGAAAAATCACTTCACGAATTTATTGTTAAAGACATTGATGGTAAAGAGTTCAAACTTGAAACACTTAAAGGCAAAACAGTCCTAGTCGTCAATGTCGCAAGTAAATGTGGTTTAACGAAGCAATACACTGACCTACAGAAACTCTACGAAAATTATAAAGACAAAGACTTTGTCATTATTGGCTTCCCCGCTAACAACTTCATGGGCCAAGAACCGGGAACTAACGAAGACATCAAAACTTTCTGCTCAACAAAATATAATGTTGATTTTCCTATGATGGCGAAGATCTCCGTCAAAGGCGATGACATTGCACCCATATATAAATTTTTAGTTTCTGACCCCAAACATGGCGGCAAAATCAAATGGAATTTTGATAAGTTCTTAGTTAATAAAGAGGGTAAAATAATACAAAGATTTAGCCCTAGAACTAAACCCCTAGACAATAAATTAACTAAAGCGATTACGGATACTTTCTAAGGAATGCAACAAATCTCTGGATCTGGCCAAGGTTTTTTCGCCAGTCTCATTTTATTTTTAATGCGCCTTTGGCGCTTTATTGCTCTAAGTTTACTGGCCATTGTCGCTCTTATTCTTGGAGCCGTCGCATTTTTAATTATCATTGTTCCACTGATCATCTACCTCTTAATCACCAAGAGGAAGTTCATCAATGTGATGCGAACCAGTAAAGCACGCTTTACCACCTCACAACAATCGACTCAAACTTTTAAGAACTTTTCCTCACAGCAAGCACGACCATTTCAGACCGAAGAGGAAGAAGTCGATATTGATATCCCCGCAAAATAAGATTAGTTAAATAACTTCACTTCCTCTGCAGTCAAATCGCGCCAATTACCCTCATCTAAATCATCGTCCAACGATAGCCCACCTATCTGCTCACGGTGAAGACTTTTTACCATATTATCGACAGCTTCAAACATCCGCTTCACCTGATGATAGCGTCCTTCAGTAATTTTGAGCCTATAGGTTTTCTCGTCAATTTTTTCAATTTTTGCTGGCGCCGTGATTTTATCATCACCATCTAGGTAGACACCCTGCTCTAGATTTCTCATATCCTCATCACTTAATTCAGAAACACTACCAACTAAATAGGATTTTTCACATTTTCTTTTTGGGGACGTAATTCCATGAGCCCAAGTCCCATCATCCGTTAAAATTACTAAGCCAGTTGTATCTATATCTAAGCGACCACAAGAAAATGGTTCGCGACTCGCTAAGGCAGGGGGTAACAAATCTAATACTGTTTTTAAGCGTTCATCTTTAGCCGCACATACATAACCTTTGGGCTTGTTTAGCATAAAATAGATCGTTTCACGATATTCTAAAACTTCGCCATCAAAAGTCACCACATCATTCGCTAAATCAATTGTACTTTTACCTACTTTCTGAGGGATATCGTTAACTTTTACGAATCCGTTCTTCAGTGCTCTCGTGGCCTCGGATCGCGTTAGATCCGTGCATTTTGCAATCATTTTATCTAAGCGGATTTTTGCTTTAATTTTTGCCATTATTTCTACCTTATATAATTCACCACCACTTAAAACCTTTTTGCGATTTCCGCAAGCTCTGACTTAAATAATAAAAGCTTTGACCACCCTTTATATCGAACTTGTAAGTCAAAAAAATTGCCATATTTTCAGCCCAAAATAACAAGGACACATTATGGACCCAGATCTTTTCAATCTCAGCGGACTCGAAGAACCACAAAGCGAAGAATCGAAATCTGAAAATAGTGAAATATCTATGGCTGAATTACTTGAGCAACTTTACGAAGATATCAGCTCTATGGTAAACAACGAAGAAACAGATAGCCAATCAGTCGAAGTGGCTTGGTTCACTGGTGAAAAAGTTCGCAAAGTCCTTGGCTTTATCCAAGGTTCACCTAAAGCACCAGAAGCCTTCAAGGAATTAATGAAGCACCTAGAAGAAATCACTAAGGGAAAAGTGACACCTGACAACACTTTGGATTATGTTCGTTTTGCTGAAACTTTCCCCGACATCCAAATCGTTTCTCGCTTAAGCGAACAACTTAAGCTTGAACACTTCTTGCTCATCAGTGCTTTAGACGACGACCTACACAGAGTTTTTTACAGCGAAAAATGTTTTACTGATCAATGGACTTGCGAGGAACTCACTAAGGCGATAAAAGACCAACTCTTTGAAAGCGAATATAAATAAATCTTATTCATTAGGCTCCAAACTAAATAATAGCGAACTTAACTTTAATTGAAACAAAAAAGCCCCACACTCAATGAGCGTGGGGCTTAAAAGCGCTTAACTAAATTAGTTAAGGCCTTTACCGTTAAGGTCACCGAAAGCCTGCTCTACACGAGCTACGAAAGTTTCTTGACCTTTACGTAACCATACGCGAGGATCGTAGAACTTTTTGTTAGGCTTGTCGTCACCATCAGGGTTACCGATTTGACCTTGGAGGTAGGCTTCTTTTTCTTTGTAGAAGTTCATTACGCCTTCCCAAGTTGCCCACTGAGTATCTGTATCGATGTTCATTTTGATAACACCGTAAGAGATTGACTCTGAAATTTCTTCAGGGCTAGAACCTGAACCACCGTGGAATACGAAGTTAACTGGGTTATCAGATTCAGTATTGAATTTTTCTTTAATGTAAGCCTGTGAATCGCGGAGGATTGTAGGAGTAAGCTTTACGTTACCTGGCTTATAAACACCGTGTACGTTACCGAAAGATGCAGCGA
The sequence above is a segment of the Lentisphaera araneosa HTCC2155 genome. Coding sequences within it:
- a CDS encoding glutathione peroxidase; this translates as MKKILSLFTMIFTACSNPQYDVKEKSLHEFIVKDIDGKEFKLETLKGKTVLVVNVASKCGLTKQYTDLQKLYENYKDKDFVIIGFPANNFMGQEPGTNEDIKTFCSTKYNVDFPMMAKISVKGDDIAPIYKFLVSDPKHGGKIKWNFDKFLVNKEGKIIQRFSPRTKPLDNKLTKAITDTF
- a CDS encoding pseudouridine synthase; translation: MAKIKAKIRLDKMIAKCTDLTRSEATRALKNGFVKVNDIPQKVGKSTIDLANDVVTFDGEVLEYRETIYFMLNKPKGYVCAAKDERLKTVLDLLPPALASREPFSCGRLDIDTTGLVILTDDGTWAHGITSPKRKCEKSYLVGSVSELSDEDMRNLEQGVYLDGDDKITAPAKIEKIDEKTYRLKITEGRYHQVKRMFEAVDNMVKSLHREQIGGLSLDDDLDEGNWRDLTAEEVKLFN
- a CDS encoding DUF1016 N-terminal domain-containing protein — its product is MDPDLFNLSGLEEPQSEESKSENSEISMAELLEQLYEDISSMVNNEETDSQSVEVAWFTGEKVRKVLGFIQGSPKAPEAFKELMKHLEEITKGKVTPDNTLDYVRFAETFPDIQIVSRLSEQLKLEHFLLISALDDDLHRVFYSEKCFTDQWTCEELTKAIKDQLFESEYK